One segment of Solanum lycopersicum chromosome 1, SLM_r2.1 DNA contains the following:
- the LOC101247459 gene encoding uncharacterized protein — translation MKYVLVTGGVVSGLGKGVTASSIGVVLKACGLRVTSIKIDPYLNTDAGTMSPFEHGEVFVLDDGGEVDLDLGNYERFLDVTLTRDNNITTGKIYQSVLEKERKGDYLGKTVQVVPHITDAIKDWIESVSLTPVDGKEGPADVCVIELGGTVGDIESMPFIEALRQLYFTVGQDNFCLIHVSLIPVLGVVGEQKTKPTQHSVRELRALGLTPHFLACRSAQPLLENTKQKLSQFCHVPVANILNIHDVPNIWHIPLLLQNQNAHDAILKQMDLMSVAKPVDLREWTKRAETFDNLTTSVRIAMVGKYVGLTDSYLSVVKALLHACVACSLKPSIDWIAASDLEDDSAQSTPEAYATAWKTLKGAACVLVPGGFGDRGIKGMILAAKYARENNVPYLGICLGMQISVIEFARSVLGLEKANSEEFDSQTPDLVVIFMPEGSKTHMGSTMRLGSRKTLFRTPDCIMSKLYNNSKHVDERHRHRYEVNPEVVGILEEAGLTFVGRDETGKRMEILELPGHPFYVGVQFHPEYKSRPGRPSAPFLGLIMAATGQLEAYVRSQQNGSI, via the exons ATgaagtacgttttggtaactgGCGGTGTAGTCAGTGGTCTTGGCAAAGGTGTTACAGCAAGTAGCATCGGAGTTGTGCTCAAAGCATGTGGTCTTCGTGTTACCTCTATCAAAATCG ATCCATATTTGAACACTGATGCTGGCACTATGTCCCCGTTTGAGCATGGGGAGGTTTTTGTGCTTGATGATGGTGGAGAG GTTGATCTAGATTTGGGAAATTATGAACGCTTTCTGGATGTGACATTGACAAGGGACAACAATATTACCACTGGAAAGATATATCAG TCTGTTCTGGAGAAGGAAAGGAAAGGTGATTATCTTGGAAAAACTGTTCAG gtGGTTCCCCACATCACTGATGCTATTAAGGATTGGATTGAGTCGGTATCTCTGACTCCTGTGGATGGGAAGGAGGGACCTGCAGATGTTTGTGTCATTGAATTGGGGGGGACTGTAG GTGATATTGAATCGATGCCCTTCATTGAGGCTTTACGACAATTGTATTTCACAGTTG GGCAAGACAACTTTTGCCTCATTCATGTCAGTCTTATTCCTGTACTAGGTGTTGTCGGTGAGCAA AAAACAAAGCCTACACAACATAGTGTGCGGGAATTGAGAGCATTAGGGTTGACTCCCCACTTTTTAGCTTGCCGGTCTGCTCAG CCCTTACTAGAGAACACAAAACAGAAGCTTTCACAGTTTTGTCATGTTCCT GTTGCCAACATCCTGAATATCCATGATGTTCCAAACATTTGGCATATTCCTCTCTTGCTTCAG AACCAAAATGCTCATGATGCGATTCTAAAGCAAATGGATTTAATGAG CGTCGCGAAACCTGTTGATTTACGGGAGTGGACGAAAAGAGCTGAGACCTTTGACAACCTCACAACATCT GTTAGAATTGCAATGGTTGGGAAGTATGTTGGGTTAACAGATTCTTACTTATCTGTAGTGAAG GCCCTTCTGCATGCATGTGTTGCATGTTCATTGAAGCCATCCATTGACTGGATTGCAGCATCAGATCTTGAAGATGATAGTGCTCAATCG ACCCCAGAAGCTTATGCAACAGCCTGGAAGACTCTAAAG GGTGCAGCATGTGTCTTGGTTCCTGGTGGGTTTGGTGATCGTGGGATCAAGGGGATGATATTGGCTGCAAAGTATGCTAGGGAAAATAACGTACCATATCTTGGAATCTGTTTAGGGATGCAGATTTCTGTAATCGAGTTTGCCAGATCT GTTTTGGGTTTGGAGAAAGCAAATAGTGAAGAGTTTGACTCCCAGACGCCGGACCTTGTTGTAATTTTCATGCCTGAG gGGTCAAAAACACATATGGGAAGCACTATGAGGCTTGGATCTAGGAAAACACTCTTCCGGACTCCTGATTGTATCATGTCAAAGTT GTATAACAATTCTAAGCATGTGGATGAAAGACATCGCCATAGATATGAG GTCAATCCTGAAGTTGTAGGCATTTTAGAAGAAGCTGGCCTTACATTTGTGGGAAGAGATGAAACTGGAAAACGAATGGAG ATATTGGAGCTTCCTGGTCACCCATTTTATGTTGGTGTGCAATTCCATCCTGAATACAAGTCAAGGCCAGGGAGGCCTTCAGCTCCTTTTCTAG GTCTTATCATGGCAGCAACAGGACAGTTAGAAGCTTACGTCAGGAGTCAGCAGAATGGAAGCATATAG
- the LOC101247750 gene encoding uncharacterized protein, whose amino-acid sequence MQRKRSLVARRAWNVLRLALLWARKGGIFKNKHLVDLRLLPKYFKSLRHTNDHYGTLHYGEREFSFDDTPVFHVKMHRPASLRFKMPNIPCIKPQVDFDFDFEREDEMYNDNNNNNNDDDAPWKSFLTTECQEDEYMYEEIVASGDDEAIDRKADEFIAKFYQQMKLQKQLSYLQYHEKLAN is encoded by the coding sequence ATGCAGAGGAAGAGATCATTGGTTGCTCGTAGAGCTTGGAATGTTCTCCGACTAGCCTTGTTATGGGCGAGAAAAGGTGGCATTTTCAAGAACAAACACCTTGTGGATCTCCGTTTGCttcctaaatattttaaaagtcttCGTCATACCAATGATCACTATGGGACACTGCATTATGGGGAGCGTGAGTTTTCCTTTGATGACACCCCTGTCTTTCATGTTAAGATGCATCGTCCTGCTTCCTTGCGTTTCAAGATGCCTAACATTCCCTGCATTAAACCTCAAGTCGACTTTGACTTTGACTTTGAGCGCGAGGATGAAATGTacaatgataacaataataataataatgatgacgACGCTCCTTGGAAGAGCTTCTTGACGACTGAATGTCAAGAGGATGAGTATATGTATGAGGAGATCGTTGCTAGTGGcgatgatgaagctattgataGGAAGGCAGATGAGTTCATTGCGAAGTTCTATCAGCAAATGAAGCTGCAAAAACAATTGTCGTATCTACAATACCATGAAAAGCTCGCTAATTAA
- the LOC101244226 gene encoding uncharacterized protein gives MQEKLRMHRNRSMVARRAWNVVRLALLWARKGGIFKYKHLRLLPKYIKSLRYTNDNDHSPYYGEREFSFDDTPTIHVKMHRPASLRFKMPNIPCIKPQVDSDFEHDDEMNNDAPKKSFLNTQNENCDEAIDMKAEEFIAKFYEQIKLQRQISYLQ, from the coding sequence ATGCAAGAAAAGTTGAGAATGCATAGGAATAGATCGATGGTAGCTCGTAGAGCTTGGAATGTTGTCCGATTAGCCTTGTTATGGGCGAGAAAAGGTGGCATTTTCAAGTACAAACATCTCCGTTTGCTtcctaaatatattaaaagtctCCGTTATACCAATGATAATGATCACTCACCATATTATGGTGAGCGTGAGTTTTCGTTTGATGATACACCTACTATTCATGTTAAAATGCATCGTCCTGCTTCCTTGCGTTTCAAGATGCCAAACATCCCCTGCATCAAACCTCAAGTCGATTCTGACTTTGAACAcgatgatgaaatgaacaatgatgCTCCTAAGAAGAGCTTCTTGAATACTCAGAATGAGAACTGTGATGAAGCTATTGATATGAAGGCAGAAGAGTTTATTGCAAAGTTCTATGAGCAAATAAAACTTCAAAGACAAATATCATATTTACAGTAA